From Nitrobacter sp. NHB1, a single genomic window includes:
- a CDS encoding NADH-quinone oxidoreductase subunit C, protein MDDSRLDALGQMIVATLPGAAIGHSLAFGQLSITVEVAKIVEVARFIRDDQRCRFVNITDVTAVDYPGREKRFDVVYHFLSPTLNTRIRLNAQASETTQVPSLIDVFPGADWFERETYDLYGVIFTGHPDMRRLLTDYGFEGHPLRKDFPLTGFVEVRYDDAEKRVVYEPVRLNQEFRKFDFMSPWEGADYPLPGDEKATGGKAGG, encoded by the coding sequence ATGGACGACAGCAGGCTCGATGCCTTGGGTCAGATGATCGTTGCCACGCTTCCGGGCGCGGCCATCGGCCATTCCCTGGCGTTCGGTCAATTGAGTATCACGGTCGAGGTCGCGAAGATTGTCGAGGTCGCTCGTTTCATCCGCGACGATCAGCGTTGCCGCTTCGTCAACATCACCGACGTGACCGCGGTCGACTATCCGGGCCGCGAGAAGCGCTTTGACGTGGTCTATCACTTCCTGTCGCCGACGCTGAATACCCGCATTCGTCTGAACGCCCAGGCCTCGGAGACCACGCAGGTGCCATCGTTGATCGATGTGTTTCCCGGCGCAGACTGGTTCGAACGCGAGACCTACGACCTCTACGGCGTGATATTCACCGGCCACCCCGACATGCGGCGTTTGTTGACCGACTATGGGTTCGAAGGACATCCGCTACGCAAGGATTTTCCGCTGACGGGTTTCGTCGAGGTGCGTTACGACGATGCCGAGAAGCGGGTCGTGTACGAGCCGGTGCGTCTCAATCAGGAATTCCGCAAATTCGATTTCATGTCGCCGTGGGAAGGCGCGGACTATCCGCTGCCGGGTGACGAGAAGGCGACCGGCGGCAAGGCGGGTGGCTGA
- a CDS encoding NADH-quinone oxidoreductase subunit D: MTEALGTETPGMRNFTINFGPQHPAAHGVLRLVLELDGEVVERVDPHIGLLHRGTEKLIEQKTYLQAIPYFDRLDYVAPMNQEHAFCLAAEKLLGIAVPRRGQLIRVLYCEIGRILSHLLNVTTQALDVGALTPPLWGFEEREKLMMFYERASGSRMHAAYFRIGGVHQDLPPKLIDDIDAWCDPFLQVVADLDALLTDSRIFKQRNVDIGVVSLKQAWEWGFSGVMVRGSGAAWDLRKAQPYECYAEMDFDIPIGKNGDCYDRYLIRMEEMRQSARIMKQCIAKLRAADGQGPVAIEDNKIFPPRRGEMKRSMEALIHHFKLYTEGFRVPAGEVYAAVEAPKGEFGVFLVSDGSNKPYKCKIRAPGFAHLQAMDFICKGHLLADVSAILGSLDIVFGEVDR; this comes from the coding sequence ATGACCGAAGCACTTGGTACCGAAACTCCCGGTATGCGCAACTTCACCATCAATTTCGGCCCGCAGCATCCGGCGGCGCACGGCGTGTTGCGCCTGGTGCTGGAGCTGGATGGTGAGGTGGTCGAGCGCGTCGATCCCCACATCGGTCTGCTTCACCGCGGCACCGAGAAGCTGATCGAGCAAAAGACCTACCTTCAGGCGATACCGTACTTCGATCGGCTCGATTATGTCGCGCCGATGAACCAGGAGCATGCTTTCTGTCTCGCTGCCGAAAAGCTGCTGGGGATCGCGGTGCCCCGCCGCGGACAGTTGATCCGGGTGCTCTACTGCGAGATCGGCCGCATTCTCTCGCACCTTCTCAATGTTACTACGCAGGCGCTGGATGTCGGTGCGCTCACGCCGCCGCTGTGGGGCTTCGAGGAACGCGAGAAGCTGATGATGTTCTACGAGCGCGCCTCGGGCTCGCGGATGCATGCCGCATATTTCCGCATCGGCGGCGTGCATCAGGACCTGCCGCCGAAGCTGATCGATGACATCGACGCCTGGTGCGATCCGTTCCTTCAGGTCGTGGCTGATCTCGATGCGTTGCTGACCGACAGCCGCATTTTCAAGCAACGCAACGTCGATATCGGCGTGGTCAGCTTGAAGCAGGCCTGGGAATGGGGTTTCTCCGGCGTCATGGTCCGCGGCTCCGGTGCTGCCTGGGATTTGCGCAAGGCGCAACCCTACGAATGCTATGCCGAAATGGACTTCGATATTCCGATCGGTAAGAACGGCGACTGCTACGATCGCTATCTCATCCGCATGGAAGAGATGCGGCAATCGGCGCGGATCATGAAGCAGTGCATCGCCAAGTTGCGCGCCGCCGACGGGCAGGGGCCGGTGGCGATCGAAGACAACAAGATTTTCCCGCCGCGTCGCGGTGAAATGAAGCGTTCGATGGAAGCGTTGATCCATCACTTCAAGCTTTACACCGAAGGCTTTCGCGTTCCTGCCGGAGAGGTCTACGCGGCGGTGGAAGCGCCCAAAGGAGAGTTCGGCGTCTTTCTCGTTTCCGATGGCAGCAACAAGCCATACAAGTGCAAGATCCGCGCGCCGGGTTTTGCGCATCTGCAGGCGATGGATTTCATCTGCAAGGGCCACCTGCTGGCGGACGTTTCCGCTATTCTCGGTTCGCTCGACATCGTGTTCGGAGAGGTCGACCGGTGA